The Nymphalis io chromosome 3, ilAglIoxx1.1, whole genome shotgun sequence genome contains the following window.
tgttgcAGGATCAGTTAATAGAAGTCCAAATCAACAGAATCGCAGTGTTTCAGAAAGGGCAGTGCCCATGCATATGTTACAAGGTACCCATTAAGCTTTTAGGTGTTTTTTTGCTACagctatttataaattcaaccaAGACACAATAACTTATTTCTAGATCAAGCTTTAAGCAGGAAATCTAAAGTaagaataaatgtataataaatcaaCAATGAGTGAGTAACCAGTATTTCATAAACATAAgaataattacataacattaatcgttaaaatcttataaaattatacacatgtaTCTTATAATTACCAGATATGTAATAATTGGTCAGAAATAAGCAGTTTCATAGCACAAGTGTTAAGAAATAACTAGGaataattatatacctactaCCCTACTGGTGGTCGGGCTTTATGCTACTGGTGGTCGGGCTTtatgctactggtggtagggctttgtgcaagctcgtctgggtaggtaccacccactcatcagatattctaccgcaaaacagcaatacttgatatttttgtgttccggtttgaagggtgtgtgagccagtgtaattacaggcacaagggtcataaaatcttagttcccaaggtctgTGGCttttaagcgatggttgacatttgttacagtgccaatgtctaagggggtttggtaaccacttaccattaggtggcccatatgcttgtccgccttactattctataaaaaatatatatatatatataataaataaattacagatgTATATATACCATTGACAAGAATAGATGCAGGCGAATTACCTGCCAATAATGTGGACACAGACATGGAGGTGAACCACGCTGATGACAGCACCGAGGATCTGGCATTAGATGGCAAGTAAAGTAATTATATGTTAATCTCCATTGGTGATCGTAAACAAAACTGTGGTGGAATAACGCTATACAACAAACTTCtttgtgtttaattataaacgaaaGGCAAACATGCCACTTGATGTGGCTTTGTATTCGCTCTTGTAAACGATAATTTAGGATTTCATTACATTGCTGTCAATGTTGCCAACAATAGTCCTCCTACTCGGCAAGCTTAAACAAATACTCCTTTTTTTTACAGATAGTGGCAATAGATTGGATGACTCTCAAAACTCAGATACAGATAACTTTGAAGAATCGTACGTACATTTTGTTATGTCAATTCAATCAACATTTacagattaatatattatgaccAAAAACCTCCTTGCTTTGCTGTATACGgttaaaataattgtacacaATATTTTACACAGCTAGCATTTCccctgtatttattttgttacttactaataatattcggtttattaaaataactagttACCTATCAACGaacacttataatttatttagaagaCGGGATAttctgaaataaaagaaaaaaaattatcattttatttatataaaaacaacatatCATTACTGTGGTTAACTCGTTTTGAGaactattacttattaaaaactaagtaactattagtattagtaaaatatttagatatttaatttttattttattagtcgtAGGTTAGATGCAGTTACAGAAGATATCGAGCCTGAAGATGAAGAACCTCCACAAAGGTAATAGAACAAACTTTATACACATCAAAAATAGGATTGATACTCAAACAATAACTAATCTCCATTCTCCAAAAAATCACATAtaatttacttctttttttttaggtatacataacttatttatacTCAGCTTTTGCAAGACAAGTTATTGCACATTAGTTTATTTCAAACCTTTTATGccaaagttaatttattattattaatatttaaaattggtgACCACCTATGGTAATTGAACACcaccatacacattggcatagtaagaaatattaaatgttatgcCACTTGTTCCTATCCTTGTTAAGGATACAAGCTGACTTGTATATGAATACAAAATGTAGAAGATaatggtttatattttgtttaagttaaatattttcatcaacAGACCAAGAGCAGAGAACCCGTTAGAAGGTCCGAGCTGGCTTTTGGATGAACCTAGAACaaaggtattatatataattaggttcatattaacataattataatagaaatacaaaATTCTTTAGTCagcattaaatacaaaaaagttaGTTAAGTTTTAACCATTTAATTGTCTGACATTCTACATACTAAGTAaatgatagataaataaatttattaagctaTTGCATAGCTATAACCATTACCCATTATAAAttctcattataattaaaaaaattgtaacgaaATTTTCAGAGGAAgacaagaaaattaaaaactctTGAACCGGATTCGACCACGGAGTTCGAGGAGAACTTGGACAGCGCCCGGACTCCCGGACCCAGTCAGAGTTCCCGACAGACTGaggtatacattaaaatttttggtcctgttaatataaatataatataataataattaaaaaataaatgttgctctttcattaataatttataaaagcaaaCTTTTCATTTGAGCGGAGTCATTCAGACTAGAGCTGTTATTAAAATTGCAACAAGGAGTAAAGTACAAGAATCGATGGCTTATATATTGTATGGTGTTGTCGGCAGTTCTCCCCCACCGTGCGGCGCCGGCGCGCGTCCCCCCCGCCCGCCTCGCCGCGCACCCCGCGCTCGCCGCCCTActcgccgcgcccgcgccgtgCCAGGTACGCGCGTCGCCGCACACGTCACCGCCGCGACCCGCCCGTGAGTTTTGACTTGATAATTATTCCTGTTTCAGTAACAACGGTCGCATCCTCAAGGTGCTGGTCGCTAAGATGCGCCTCGACGAGGACTTCCGCGGCGACGGGGACGCCTCGCCGCCCAAGCGACCGAACCTCGACGCCACGTCTCCGCTGGCCACCGTCGTGACGCCGCGGGTTAACATTAAAGTTCCAGAAGTTTCTCCGAAACGACAGTCGCGTGACGGGTCGCCTCGGTTTCAAATAAGAGACGTGTCTCCGTCTAAGCGGCTGATGCGTTTTGATGCCCCGAGTCCGAACGGATCTACCGACTCGCGGGTTATAGTTTTGTGAGTATTTCCGAATTTCAAACGAaaactttgaatatttattctCATTTATTCTTGACGAGCCGAtcttggcgtggttggtagatacttgccttttcacgccgaaggttgtgggttcgattcccacccaggacaaacagtatgtatttacaaaagaaaagtagcatatgtagtatatcagttgtctggtttccatagcacaagctttgtacaaacttaatttaagatcagatggccgtgtgtgaaaaatgtcccaggattacataaagttttagttttaaactGAACTGACATAATATTCGCTGTGCAAAATTTGTAGACAAAGAAATACTTACAGAGAAACGCACAACGACTCACCGGAACCCTGTACTTCCGGTATAAATATGTCGAGAGTCATAAATCGAGTGAACAGCCTCGACAATCGCACAAATCGATCGAATAACAACATAAGCGACAATCACAGTGGTGACAATCAAATCCAACCCAACGATAACGATCGTGACACTCGGAGGAATCACAGCAGTGCCGACAATCGTAGCAGTAGAGCAACAAATCAAAGTCGTGAAAATAATATAGACAATAATCGAAGCAGTCGACCGAATAATCATAGTCGTGATAATAACAATCACAACAGTTTAGACGATCGTGGCAGTCGGGATAGTCGCGACAGTGACAGCAGTGGGGGTGAGCTGGTGAGTGAGTGTCGCACGAGGAGACCAAGGAAGGCGGTTGTATATAAGGAGAAACCATTGAACAGGTTTGTTTTaatgtagtatttattttgtgctatatagaaaatttaaggTAAAAATTATCGAATATCACCAAAACCACATGCTTAATCTCAAGCTCAGCTGTGAAGGAAAATACTGCGAGGAAACATGTATGTCAAGTGAAATTCCATCACATAACTTCCAAAACTTGTCTATGctcattattaaaaacttattatgttGGTACGTAATCCGGGTGTTCCCCTTACACACAGAACATAGCGACTTATACAATGTGTGTGTATTTGTTGATACTTCCATTAAAGTAATCTGAAACCTTCCCTGTGTGACCTGTGTAGACTTTGTTTAAGCTCAGATAGGTAAGACCCATTCATTTATTATCCATAATGACTATTAATAGcagtatactaatatttaaaataatatgtataagtgATGCAAAATACTCACCGCCAGGAGGCCAATTTGATTTggcttcattttataaatatttaaaaactatttgccATAAATGTCcaaaattgtttgtaaaatccatttattatttgatttgataaaattttaactatctCACTAATTCGAAAATTaacatcttttaaatttttgtttcagAAAATTGCGTAGgtgattagtatttttttatattaaacgatttttagtaaaatattgtgcagtttaaattatttatcttcgaGATTAACACGTGTGTtaacaattgttataaaaaacaatattttttacaaataaatagaatgttatgtttaaaaaagtataattagtaACGTTATTTATTAACACTGGTCACTGGAGTAGAACGAGTCTAAGAAATGACTTTTGACAGCTGTCAGACATGTCGATCGAAAATTCGAATCATATTCGTTTCTTTTATGCGAATATCGATTATTGCTTTTCGCTTTTGCCCAcccaaaaatgttatgttaatttCTCTTGCACTGTTTAAACATATGACTGAACTTATATTACcagtaatcaaataataaaaatgatttaatagtttattttacataagtttGAGTACAGAATGATGAAAACTGAAAAATCTGAACCGTAAAAAGGTTTCTTAGAATTGTTGTTCTGTGTTATATTGAAGAATAGTTGAAaacatttagtatattttaatatgtatttcgtTGTTTGTTTTTGTACGAAATgtaaacagaaataaaactCAAGTCACACGTACACAACACAAATGTGTAAGCTTTTGCGTCAAAAccttttttctttctttgtaCTGAGTAATGCAGTATATACAGATATATCACGAGATATAAATCCTACTATTTTGCTTAACACTAAGATCCTATATCCTATTTAAGATGAAAACATCACTGGGTCAACCTTAAACTAATTTCTTTTAACATTtcgtacaaaaacaaaattatattaaaataaactattataattattgtgttttttaaccAATTTTCAAGTGTAAACAGTTTTcgctatgaaataatttattgaatctATGGTTAGCGACTTACTAtaggatatttatattattagcatGTTATAAGTTTGAGATGATAACTCTATACGTTACTTAGGAAGCTTTGTGACgttattagtttaatattgaTGTCCCAAAAGAAAATAATGGCCTACAAATGGCACGCCATAGGCAATATCGttcaataagatttaaaaaaaaatctgacatattttgttcttgtttattttagtcgcatttttattgttgtttgttcaataaaatagcattttattattcaagttGTAATGTATTCAaggaatagaaaaataattgaattcgtTCGATCTCTATGAAGATTTATAATTGACGACGTTGAACTTGTgtactttaaaaaatctaattgtatttttttctacgccattccttttttattatctgttccaAATGTTGATATGACTTTTCGAAACTGCGTTAAGGCTGTGACTGTgtttcttaaaagaaaaacaatcagttgaataaataccaaatatactttttaggcatcatgtaaataaaaaaatggatataatagtacgtaaagtataaaaaatgtatttattttaatgttttagtaaCTTAAGAGCAAGGACTaagctaaattaaataaaaaaagttaattatgtaATGATACTAATGCTTCAGTTAGCTCATGTGTGTGTATTTTTCGAAGGACGattaattttttactattagCACTCATTTTGGTCGTGCCATAAATGATtgtaatgcaaaaataaacttcgaTAGTGTAGCGGACTGTACTTAGAAACCTCAGTTGACGTCATACGGCTCTCTACTCTAAAAGGTGACCCAATCAGCATGTGGAAcgaataatattagtatttttaatttgctcaATGTTTTGCactagattaaaaattattatgtattgaaCCATGTTTTATtagtaacttaaatattaattaatttagtatttagcAATTTTTAGTATGTTAGCATGTTCATGAAAAAAACTAATACGATGTTAAGTAAAGTATTTCTGAAAGACTGCATCGACCAAATAATGTGGACCTGTTTTATGAAGGTTTTACAGTAAGTATAAGGGTCCAATTTTATTGGCATAATCGTCgagttttcattttaaacacACAATTCTCTTGTATTGATATTGTGtacactaaatataatattttttttcacgttGAAAGTAAGGCCAAGGTATGCAAATAGAATACGGCCcaaaaacaatgtattttttctttatacttattaaatataagatttttttttaaattttgtaacaattCATAATGTTTGtctttgagattaatagacaaTTTTCTCgaagtgttaaaatatttaaatgattaaggATGTACTCAAGATTTGCTTCAGGTGTGGGAGCGGAACCAGggaaagtaaattaaagtacttgtgatatatatttgtagtaCATCACTTGTGTCCTTAAAGCATACATGGTGCCCCAAGACACACAATGGCCCTCTCCGCTACCACACCATGGCTACGCCCTTTGATAAAGACACATGCATTTAGTGCAcacttcaaaattattttgtttaaaaagattaatttcttaaaataatatattttcctataatgtatataaagattgttctgtaaaatacaaattcttaaactgttttataatatgaagaaCGATATATATGGTGTAATTAAAAAACCacttttatttgcatatttgatacataataacacaaattaaataaccaatatt
Protein-coding sequences here:
- the LOC126780990 gene encoding homeobox protein 2-like is translated as MADMENELKDLREKNNELVQKIQYWKMTAAQRENEKLELMKEINELRLKLSRLRSGGAAHARKLDAALQTASEEALSHLVQASSAVARTLELAKTYMQDRQELDSALPRWSSLSNTPSTDKVNRVPPMLIGGRLMQPVVSLSRTLQSNNSRSVNRSPNQQNRSVSERAVPMHMLQDVYIPLTRIDAGELPANNVDTDMEVNHADDSTEDLALDGNGNRLDDSQNSDTDNFEESRRLDAVTEDIEPEDEEPPQRPRAENPLEGPSWLLDEPRTKRKTRKLKTLEPDSTTEFEENLDSARTPGPSQSSRQTEFSPTVRRRRASPPPASPRTPRSPPYSPRPRRASNNGRILKVLVAKMRLDEDFRGDGDASPPKRPNLDATSPLATVVTPRVNIKVPEVSPKRQSRDGSPRFQIRDVSPSKRLMRFDAPSPNGSTDSRVIVLETHNDSPEPCTSGINMSRVINRVNSLDNRTNRSNNNISDNHSGDNQIQPNDNDRDTRRNHSSADNRSSRATNQSRENNIDNNRSSRPNNHSRDNNNHNSLDDRGSRDSRDSDSSGGELVSECRTRRPRKAVVYKEKPLNRKLRR